The following are encoded together in the Neofelis nebulosa isolate mNeoNeb1 chromosome 9, mNeoNeb1.pri, whole genome shotgun sequence genome:
- the LOC131484711 gene encoding zinc finger protein 514-like isoform X4 yields the protein MDSTASVLPSQDPALSPERYPGEKGTASLFLKARPQDLMTFKDVAVEFTQWEWGQLDPAQKDLYREVMLENFKNLASLGLPVSKPHVICQLEEGEEPCVVEGEISTGEGSYKSDTEFRQASGRSNSRRTHPGKKPCKCNECGKSFHFQSELRRHQRCHTGEKPYECSECGRAFGHISSLIKHQRTHTGEKPYECSECGRAFSQSSSLVLHYRFHTGEKPYKCNECGRAFGHTSSLIKHQRTHTGEKPYECRECGRTFSQSSSLIVHYRFHTGEKPYKCNKCGRAFSQSSSLTQHYRFHTGEKPYKCNECGRAFAHTASLIKHQKSHAGKKAV from the exons ATGGACTCCACAGCATCAG TTCTCCCTTCTCAGGACCCTGCTCTTTCTCCAGAGAGATAcccaggagaaaagggaacagcCAGTTTATTCCTGAAAGCCAGGCCCCAG GATCTGATGACATTCAAGGATGTGGCTGTGGAATTCACCCAGTGGGAATGGGGGCAGCTGGATCCTGCTCAGAAGGACCTGTACAGGGAAGTGATGCTGGAGAACTTCAAGAACTTGGCCTCTCTGG GGCTTCCAGTATCTAAACCACATGTGATCTGCCagttggaggaaggggaagagccCTGTGTGGTAGAGGGAGAAATCTCAACAG GAGAAGGATCTTATAAATCGGACACAGAATTCAGACAGGCTTCAGGAAGAAGTAACTCCCGGAGAACCCATCCAGGGAAGAAGCCTtgtaaatgtaatgaatgtgggaagtcTTTCCATTTCCAGTCAGAACTTAGGCGCCATCAGAGATGTCACACTGGAGAAAAGCCCTATgaatgcagtgaatgtgggagAGCCTTTGGTCATATTTCATCCCTTATTAAACATCAGAGAACTCATACTGGAGAAAAGCCCTATGAATGCAGCGAGTGTGGGAGAGCCTTCAGCCAGAGTTCATCTCTTGTTCTACATTATAGatttcatactggagagaaaccttacaaatgtaatgaatgtggaagAGCCTTTGGTCATACTTCATCCCTTATTAAACATCAGAGAACTCATACTGGAGAAAAGCCCTATGAATGCAGGGAATGTGGGAGAACCTTCAGCCAGAGTTCATCTCTCATTGTACATTATAGatttcatactggagagaaaccttacaaatgtaataAATGTGGGAGAGCCTTCAGCCAGAGTTCATCTCTCACTCAACATTATAGatttcatactggagagaaaccctacaaatgtaatgaatgtgggagaGCCTTTGCTCATACTGCATCCCTTATTAAACATCAGAAAAGTCATGCTGGAAAAAAGGCTGTATGA
- the LOC131484711 gene encoding zinc finger protein 514-like isoform X2, with amino-acid sequence MDSTASERYPGEKGTASLFLKARPQDLMTFKDVAVEFTQWEWGQLDPAQKDLYREVMLENFKNLASLGLPVSKPHVICQLEEGEEPCVVEGEISTDWEKRPKAKESRLNQDISKEELFPIASVEKHIRDELSFCKLKAICGCDDQLEIHPKKLERHPKEMSVTHKSTTLRIDREWSDFGRSLDLRSVLFNQHNVPVGEGSYKSDTEFRQASGRSNSRRTHPGKKPCKCNECGKSFHFQSELRRHQRCHTGEKPYECSECGRAFGHISSLIKHQRTHTGEKPYECSECGRAFSQSSSLVLHYRFHTGEKPYKCNECGRAFGHTSSLIKHQRTHTGEKPYECRECGRTFSQSSSLIVHYRFHTGEKPYKCNKCGRAFSQSSSLTQHYRFHTGEKPYKCNECGRAFAHTASLIKHQKSHAGKKAV; translated from the exons ATGGACTCCACAGCATCAG AGAGATAcccaggagaaaagggaacagcCAGTTTATTCCTGAAAGCCAGGCCCCAG GATCTGATGACATTCAAGGATGTGGCTGTGGAATTCACCCAGTGGGAATGGGGGCAGCTGGATCCTGCTCAGAAGGACCTGTACAGGGAAGTGATGCTGGAGAACTTCAAGAACTTGGCCTCTCTGG GGCTTCCAGTATCTAAACCACATGTGATCTGCCagttggaggaaggggaagagccCTGTGTGGTAGAGGGAGAAATCTCAACAG ACTGGGAGAAAAGGCCTAAAGCCAAGGAATCAAGACTAAATCAGGATATTTCCAAAGAGGAATTATTCCCCATAGCATCAGTAGAAAAACACATCAGAGATGAACTCTCCTTCTGCAAACTGAAAGCAATTTGTGGTTGTGATGACCAGTTAGAGATACATCCAAAAAAACTGGAGAGGCATCCGAAAGAAATGTCAGTCACTCACAAATCTACCACCCTTAGGATAGATCGTGAATGGAGTGATTTTGGGAGAAGTTTAGACTTAAGATCAGTCCTTTTTAACCAACACAATGTTCCCGTAGGAGAAGGATCTTATAAATCGGACACAGAATTCAGACAGGCTTCAGGAAGAAGTAACTCCCGGAGAACCCATCCAGGGAAGAAGCCTtgtaaatgtaatgaatgtgggaagtcTTTCCATTTCCAGTCAGAACTTAGGCGCCATCAGAGATGTCACACTGGAGAAAAGCCCTATgaatgcagtgaatgtgggagAGCCTTTGGTCATATTTCATCCCTTATTAAACATCAGAGAACTCATACTGGAGAAAAGCCCTATGAATGCAGCGAGTGTGGGAGAGCCTTCAGCCAGAGTTCATCTCTTGTTCTACATTATAGatttcatactggagagaaaccttacaaatgtaatgaatgtggaagAGCCTTTGGTCATACTTCATCCCTTATTAAACATCAGAGAACTCATACTGGAGAAAAGCCCTATGAATGCAGGGAATGTGGGAGAACCTTCAGCCAGAGTTCATCTCTCATTGTACATTATAGatttcatactggagagaaaccttacaaatgtaataAATGTGGGAGAGCCTTCAGCCAGAGTTCATCTCTCACTCAACATTATAGatttcatactggagagaaaccctacaaatgtaatgaatgtgggagaGCCTTTGCTCATACTGCATCCCTTATTAAACATCAGAAAAGTCATGCTGGAAAAAAGGCTGTATGA
- the LOC131484711 gene encoding zinc finger protein 514-like isoform X1 codes for MDSTASVLPSQDPALSPERYPGEKGTASLFLKARPQDLMTFKDVAVEFTQWEWGQLDPAQKDLYREVMLENFKNLASLGLPVSKPHVICQLEEGEEPCVVEGEISTDWEKRPKAKESRLNQDISKEELFPIASVEKHIRDELSFCKLKAICGCDDQLEIHPKKLERHPKEMSVTHKSTTLRIDREWSDFGRSLDLRSVLFNQHNVPVGEGSYKSDTEFRQASGRSNSRRTHPGKKPCKCNECGKSFHFQSELRRHQRCHTGEKPYECSECGRAFGHISSLIKHQRTHTGEKPYECSECGRAFSQSSSLVLHYRFHTGEKPYKCNECGRAFGHTSSLIKHQRTHTGEKPYECRECGRTFSQSSSLIVHYRFHTGEKPYKCNKCGRAFSQSSSLTQHYRFHTGEKPYKCNECGRAFAHTASLIKHQKSHAGKKAV; via the exons ATGGACTCCACAGCATCAG TTCTCCCTTCTCAGGACCCTGCTCTTTCTCCAGAGAGATAcccaggagaaaagggaacagcCAGTTTATTCCTGAAAGCCAGGCCCCAG GATCTGATGACATTCAAGGATGTGGCTGTGGAATTCACCCAGTGGGAATGGGGGCAGCTGGATCCTGCTCAGAAGGACCTGTACAGGGAAGTGATGCTGGAGAACTTCAAGAACTTGGCCTCTCTGG GGCTTCCAGTATCTAAACCACATGTGATCTGCCagttggaggaaggggaagagccCTGTGTGGTAGAGGGAGAAATCTCAACAG ACTGGGAGAAAAGGCCTAAAGCCAAGGAATCAAGACTAAATCAGGATATTTCCAAAGAGGAATTATTCCCCATAGCATCAGTAGAAAAACACATCAGAGATGAACTCTCCTTCTGCAAACTGAAAGCAATTTGTGGTTGTGATGACCAGTTAGAGATACATCCAAAAAAACTGGAGAGGCATCCGAAAGAAATGTCAGTCACTCACAAATCTACCACCCTTAGGATAGATCGTGAATGGAGTGATTTTGGGAGAAGTTTAGACTTAAGATCAGTCCTTTTTAACCAACACAATGTTCCCGTAGGAGAAGGATCTTATAAATCGGACACAGAATTCAGACAGGCTTCAGGAAGAAGTAACTCCCGGAGAACCCATCCAGGGAAGAAGCCTtgtaaatgtaatgaatgtgggaagtcTTTCCATTTCCAGTCAGAACTTAGGCGCCATCAGAGATGTCACACTGGAGAAAAGCCCTATgaatgcagtgaatgtgggagAGCCTTTGGTCATATTTCATCCCTTATTAAACATCAGAGAACTCATACTGGAGAAAAGCCCTATGAATGCAGCGAGTGTGGGAGAGCCTTCAGCCAGAGTTCATCTCTTGTTCTACATTATAGatttcatactggagagaaaccttacaaatgtaatgaatgtggaagAGCCTTTGGTCATACTTCATCCCTTATTAAACATCAGAGAACTCATACTGGAGAAAAGCCCTATGAATGCAGGGAATGTGGGAGAACCTTCAGCCAGAGTTCATCTCTCATTGTACATTATAGatttcatactggagagaaaccttacaaatgtaataAATGTGGGAGAGCCTTCAGCCAGAGTTCATCTCTCACTCAACATTATAGatttcatactggagagaaaccctacaaatgtaatgaatgtgggagaGCCTTTGCTCATACTGCATCCCTTATTAAACATCAGAAAAGTCATGCTGGAAAAAAGGCTGTATGA
- the LOC131484711 gene encoding zinc finger protein 514-like isoform X3 has translation MTFKDVAVEFTQWEWGQLDPAQKDLYREVMLENFKNLASLGLPVSKPHVICQLEEGEEPCVVEGEISTDWEKRPKAKESRLNQDISKEELFPIASVEKHIRDELSFCKLKAICGCDDQLEIHPKKLERHPKEMSVTHKSTTLRIDREWSDFGRSLDLRSVLFNQHNVPVGEGSYKSDTEFRQASGRSNSRRTHPGKKPCKCNECGKSFHFQSELRRHQRCHTGEKPYECSECGRAFGHISSLIKHQRTHTGEKPYECSECGRAFSQSSSLVLHYRFHTGEKPYKCNECGRAFGHTSSLIKHQRTHTGEKPYECRECGRTFSQSSSLIVHYRFHTGEKPYKCNKCGRAFSQSSSLTQHYRFHTGEKPYKCNECGRAFAHTASLIKHQKSHAGKKAV, from the exons ATGACATTCAAGGATGTGGCTGTGGAATTCACCCAGTGGGAATGGGGGCAGCTGGATCCTGCTCAGAAGGACCTGTACAGGGAAGTGATGCTGGAGAACTTCAAGAACTTGGCCTCTCTGG GGCTTCCAGTATCTAAACCACATGTGATCTGCCagttggaggaaggggaagagccCTGTGTGGTAGAGGGAGAAATCTCAACAG ACTGGGAGAAAAGGCCTAAAGCCAAGGAATCAAGACTAAATCAGGATATTTCCAAAGAGGAATTATTCCCCATAGCATCAGTAGAAAAACACATCAGAGATGAACTCTCCTTCTGCAAACTGAAAGCAATTTGTGGTTGTGATGACCAGTTAGAGATACATCCAAAAAAACTGGAGAGGCATCCGAAAGAAATGTCAGTCACTCACAAATCTACCACCCTTAGGATAGATCGTGAATGGAGTGATTTTGGGAGAAGTTTAGACTTAAGATCAGTCCTTTTTAACCAACACAATGTTCCCGTAGGAGAAGGATCTTATAAATCGGACACAGAATTCAGACAGGCTTCAGGAAGAAGTAACTCCCGGAGAACCCATCCAGGGAAGAAGCCTtgtaaatgtaatgaatgtgggaagtcTTTCCATTTCCAGTCAGAACTTAGGCGCCATCAGAGATGTCACACTGGAGAAAAGCCCTATgaatgcagtgaatgtgggagAGCCTTTGGTCATATTTCATCCCTTATTAAACATCAGAGAACTCATACTGGAGAAAAGCCCTATGAATGCAGCGAGTGTGGGAGAGCCTTCAGCCAGAGTTCATCTCTTGTTCTACATTATAGatttcatactggagagaaaccttacaaatgtaatgaatgtggaagAGCCTTTGGTCATACTTCATCCCTTATTAAACATCAGAGAACTCATACTGGAGAAAAGCCCTATGAATGCAGGGAATGTGGGAGAACCTTCAGCCAGAGTTCATCTCTCATTGTACATTATAGatttcatactggagagaaaccttacaaatgtaataAATGTGGGAGAGCCTTCAGCCAGAGTTCATCTCTCACTCAACATTATAGatttcatactggagagaaaccctacaaatgtaatgaatgtgggagaGCCTTTGCTCATACTGCATCCCTTATTAAACATCAGAAAAGTCATGCTGGAAAAAAGGCTGTATGA